The following proteins are co-located in the Elusimicrobiota bacterium genome:
- a CDS encoding CPBP family intramembrane glutamic endopeptidase: protein MLPRLRRIVASALAAALLHCALGPAFFEAAAQTVAARAAAGTAVPTAVLPPSVSLAAPSHAGLGLRPLAAPGLCALPSLSPLPTPRSSVVIETAPPVTAALARKGGSASAVHSRGTVARTVSAEQPEASPRLELDLSAETARETARPETPAERGAFLLARLFHGGRTRAGDPSAVAAPPQGKRRALLSAASDASAPKSDLAPPAPRGSISRAAKYGYVSAVLGLVVFVAVQAAAAAFGYTPHPNYSAPALPPAQMAYLVAFFAPVAEEIIFRAGLLHSVEWLLSRVSRRGAAVASAVLVSTAFALLHETSDPLLIAFRIADALLLSWVYKREGLFAAMVQHSVHNGLLVAAALSVKLVAAPWALPAQLGFLLLNLLAFAGAARGLWKQRADRREGRVGPYAMSALVLHLLGAALVAGSWLFAPSMFGIAAFIAANLIGYAYTRKETDEAFGRGRPLA from the coding sequence GTGCTCCCGCGCCTGCGCCGCATCGTCGCCTCGGCCCTCGCCGCCGCGCTCCTCCATTGCGCGCTCGGCCCGGCGTTCTTCGAAGCCGCGGCTCAGACCGTGGCCGCCCGTGCCGCGGCCGGAACCGCCGTTCCAACGGCCGTCCTCCCGCCGTCGGTCTCCCTCGCGGCGCCCAGCCATGCCGGGCTGGGCCTCCGACCCCTCGCCGCGCCGGGGCTCTGCGCGCTGCCCTCTCTATCTCCCCTCCCGACTCCGCGTTCCAGCGTCGTCATCGAGACGGCGCCCCCCGTCACGGCGGCCCTCGCGCGCAAGGGGGGATCGGCCTCGGCCGTCCATAGCCGCGGCACCGTCGCGCGGACCGTCTCCGCGGAACAGCCGGAGGCGTCGCCCCGCCTGGAACTCGACCTCTCAGCGGAAACGGCACGCGAAACCGCCCGACCGGAGACGCCGGCCGAACGCGGCGCCTTCCTGCTCGCGCGCCTCTTCCACGGCGGACGGACTCGCGCAGGGGACCCCTCGGCGGTCGCGGCTCCGCCTCAGGGGAAGCGCCGCGCCCTCCTCTCCGCCGCCTCCGATGCGAGCGCGCCGAAGAGCGACCTCGCGCCGCCCGCGCCCCGAGGGAGCATCTCGCGCGCGGCGAAGTACGGCTACGTCAGCGCCGTCCTCGGCCTCGTCGTCTTCGTCGCCGTCCAGGCGGCCGCGGCGGCGTTCGGCTATACCCCGCACCCGAACTATTCCGCGCCCGCGCTCCCCCCCGCGCAGATGGCCTACCTCGTCGCCTTCTTCGCCCCCGTGGCGGAGGAGATCATCTTCCGCGCCGGTCTTCTCCACAGCGTGGAATGGCTGCTCTCACGGGTCTCCCGCCGCGGAGCGGCCGTCGCGTCGGCCGTCCTCGTCTCGACGGCCTTCGCGCTCCTGCACGAGACCTCCGACCCCCTCCTCATCGCCTTCCGGATCGCGGACGCTCTCCTGCTCTCCTGGGTCTACAAGCGGGAGGGGCTCTTCGCCGCCATGGTCCAGCACTCCGTGCACAACGGACTGCTGGTCGCCGCGGCGCTCTCCGTGAAGCTGGTCGCAGCCCCCTGGGCCCTCCCCGCGCAGCTCGGCTTCCTCCTGCTCAACCTTCTGGCCTTCGCGGGAGCCGCGCGCGGACTCTGGAAGCAGCGGGCCGACCGACGAGAAGGACGCGTCGGCCCCTACGCGATGAGCGCGCTCGTGCTGCACCTGCTGGGCGCGGCCCTCGTGGCGGGCAGCTGGCTCTTCGCCCCCTCCATGTTCGGCATCGCGGCCTTCATCGCGGCGAACCTCATCGGATACGCGTACACGCGCAAGGAGACCGATGAGGCCTTCGGACGAGGCCGGCCCCTGGCGTGA
- a CDS encoding type II secretion system protein encodes MTGEARGGLRPAVATRLRRGGFTLIELMIVVAIIGILAAVAIPKFAELIRKSREGATKGNLGALRSALSIYYGDMEGQYPDYLHALTENGKYLGALPPAYSPGYHPSTTSEQIYRVSSLVSDFGNWIFDDVASDANYGKVYLNCTHTDTKGGVWTTY; translated from the coding sequence GTGACGGGAGAGGCCCGAGGCGGCCTCCGGCCGGCCGTGGCGACGCGCCTGCGCAGGGGCGGCTTCACGCTCATCGAGCTCATGATCGTGGTCGCCATCATCGGGATCCTCGCCGCCGTCGCCATACCGAAGTTCGCCGAGCTCATCCGCAAATCCCGAGAGGGCGCGACGAAGGGAAACCTCGGAGCCCTGCGCAGCGCGCTGAGCATCTATTACGGCGACATGGAGGGCCAGTATCCCGACTATCTCCATGCCCTGACCGAGAACGGGAAGTATCTCGGGGCCCTCCCTCCCGCCTATTCCCCCGGCTACCATCCTTCCACTACGAGCGAACAGATCTACCGCGTCAGCTCGCTGGTCAGCGACTTCGGCAATTGGATCTTCGACGACGTGGCGAGCGACGCCAACTACGGGAAGGTCTACCTCAACTGCACCCACACCGACACGAAGGGCGGCGTCTGGACCACGTACTGA
- a CDS encoding transketolase C-terminal domain-containing protein, translating to MATMAQALRLALHYGEENLGVREIFGEDVGAPLGGVFTVTQGLKNAWNSPLDERGIVGAAIGLAWAGARPVCEIQFVDYIFNAIDHLKLAANCHWTSAGRFACPMVVMAPCGAGIHGALYHSHSFDAMAAKIHGLKVVCPSTPLDAYGLMLSSIQDDAPVLFLVTKALLRVRGTELIPGEPAEKEELAALIDAPIGDRSSWKPRWPKVKEYLVPLGKGRVARPGRDATVVTWGRYVPMAVEAADALAAAGLGEAEVLDLRTLVPYDWTLLSASVRKTGRVLFVNEETELVNFAEHLLRRVVDEFFYRLQVRPRLLAAKAVPGVAANAELEAATVPQKRDLEQALRELLTEPS from the coding sequence ATGGCCACGATGGCCCAGGCGCTTCGGCTCGCGCTGCATTACGGCGAGGAGAACCTGGGAGTCCGGGAGATCTTCGGAGAGGACGTCGGCGCCCCGCTGGGAGGAGTCTTCACCGTCACGCAGGGCCTCAAGAACGCCTGGAACTCCCCCCTCGACGAGCGCGGCATCGTCGGCGCCGCCATCGGCCTGGCCTGGGCCGGCGCGCGCCCCGTCTGCGAGATCCAGTTCGTCGACTACATCTTCAACGCCATCGACCATCTGAAGCTCGCCGCCAACTGCCACTGGACCTCGGCCGGACGCTTCGCCTGCCCGATGGTGGTCATGGCCCCCTGCGGCGCCGGCATCCACGGCGCGCTCTACCACTCCCACTCCTTCGACGCCATGGCGGCCAAGATCCACGGACTCAAGGTCGTCTGCCCGTCCACTCCGCTCGACGCCTACGGGCTCATGCTCTCCTCCATCCAGGACGACGCGCCGGTCCTCTTCCTCGTGACGAAGGCTCTGCTGCGCGTGCGCGGGACGGAGCTCATCCCCGGGGAGCCCGCCGAGAAGGAGGAGCTCGCCGCCCTCATCGACGCCCCCATCGGGGACCGCTCGAGCTGGAAGCCGCGCTGGCCGAAAGTGAAGGAGTACCTCGTGCCGCTCGGGAAAGGCCGGGTGGCGCGGCCCGGCCGTGACGCCACCGTCGTGACCTGGGGCCGCTACGTCCCCATGGCCGTCGAGGCCGCCGACGCCCTGGCGGCGGCCGGCCTCGGGGAGGCGGAGGTCCTCGACCTGCGCACGCTCGTCCCCTACGACTGGACGCTCCTGAGCGCCTCGGTGCGGAAGACCGGCCGGGTCCTCTTCGTCAACGAGGAGACCGAGCTCGTGAACTTCGCCGAGCACCTCCTGCGCCGGGTCGTCGACGAGTTCTTCTACCGTCTCCAGGTGCGCCCGCGCCTGCTCGCCGCCAAGGCCGTCCCCGGCGTCGCCGCGAACGCCGAGCTCGAAGCCGCCACCGTCCCCCAGAAGCGCGACCTCGAGCAGGCTCTGAGAGAACTTCTTACCGAACCGTCCTGA
- a CDS encoding 4Fe-4S dicluster domain-containing protein: protein MSDFSREFARRIRRAGVVGAGGAGFPSYVKASGAADTAVVNGAECEPLLQKDQELLARHGDEVLTGLELLMRAVGAKAGIVAVKEKHAALVAKLEAAVKGRPGISVKRLGDFYPAGDEFTLVHEATGRLIPPGGLPGQVGVVVNNVETLYNMARADRSPVTDTFLTVTGAVKKPCTLRLPVGTAMSEALALAGGPTVRDPAVLDGGAMMGRVETDFSKPLTKTSAGLIVLPAAHPLVRRKGAPRSTDDRVGKSACDQCSLCTELCPRYLLGYDVQPHRVMRGLLFSRGDRKTWNPWALLCCECQLCTLYSCPEGLAPGKVCGSAKRDLAEQKVAWKGSALDAGRPVRRHSMYAFRKTPVSQLMKRLGLCDYKADAPLLETPFEPASVRILLKQHVGVPAVPTVKVGDRVERGAVIGEVPEEKLGVPVHASVSGVVGVVGDYVEIRRSA from the coding sequence ATGAGCGACTTCTCCCGGGAGTTCGCGCGCCGCATCCGACGCGCCGGCGTCGTCGGGGCGGGCGGAGCGGGCTTCCCCTCCTACGTGAAGGCCTCCGGCGCGGCCGACACCGCGGTGGTCAACGGCGCCGAGTGCGAGCCCCTGCTCCAGAAGGACCAGGAGCTCCTCGCTCGGCACGGCGACGAGGTCCTCACGGGCCTCGAGCTCCTCATGCGCGCGGTCGGCGCGAAGGCGGGGATCGTCGCCGTCAAGGAGAAGCACGCCGCGCTCGTCGCGAAGCTCGAGGCCGCCGTGAAGGGGCGTCCCGGGATCTCGGTGAAGCGGCTCGGGGACTTCTACCCCGCCGGCGACGAGTTCACGCTCGTGCACGAGGCGACCGGCCGGCTCATCCCGCCCGGCGGTCTGCCCGGCCAGGTCGGCGTCGTGGTGAACAACGTCGAGACCCTCTACAACATGGCCCGGGCGGACCGGTCGCCGGTCACGGACACCTTCCTCACCGTCACGGGCGCCGTGAAGAAGCCCTGCACGCTGCGCCTGCCCGTGGGCACGGCGATGTCCGAGGCGCTCGCTCTGGCCGGCGGGCCGACGGTCAGGGACCCCGCCGTCCTCGACGGCGGCGCGATGATGGGCCGCGTCGAGACCGACTTCTCGAAGCCGCTGACGAAGACGAGCGCCGGGCTCATCGTCTTGCCCGCCGCGCATCCGCTCGTGCGGCGCAAGGGCGCGCCCCGCTCGACCGACGATCGCGTCGGCAAGTCGGCCTGCGACCAGTGCTCGCTCTGCACCGAGCTCTGCCCCCGCTACCTGCTCGGCTACGACGTCCAGCCCCACAGGGTCATGCGCGGCCTGCTCTTCTCCCGCGGCGACCGGAAGACCTGGAACCCGTGGGCGCTGCTCTGCTGCGAGTGCCAGCTCTGCACGCTCTACTCCTGCCCCGAGGGCCTCGCGCCCGGGAAGGTCTGCGGCTCGGCCAAGCGCGACCTCGCCGAGCAGAAGGTCGCCTGGAAGGGCTCGGCGCTCGACGCCGGCCGTCCGGTCCGGCGCCACTCGATGTACGCCTTCCGCAAGACCCCCGTGTCGCAGCTCATGAAGCGCCTCGGCCTCTGCGACTACAAGGCCGACGCGCCGCTGCTCGAGACGCCCTTCGAGCCCGCGAGCGTGCGCATCCTCCTCAAGCAGCACGTCGGGGTCCCCGCGGTCCCGACGGTCAAGGTCGGCGACCGCGTCGAGCGCGGCGCCGTGATCGGCGAGGTCCCGGAGGAGAAGCTCGGCGTCCCCGTCCACGCGAGCGTCTCCGGCGTCGTCGGCGTCGTGGGCGACTATGTGGAGATCCGGAGGAGCGCATGA
- a CDS encoding BMC domain-containing protein: protein MKNAVGGVELSSMAKGFQCTDAMLKAAAVEVVLARTVCPGKYVVLVAGDVGDVRASVEAGVAAAQEAHVDHFLIPNVHPEVFPAMTGAVPVGKLEALGIVETFSVASCVEAADAAVKSAGVKLIEVRLAMALGGKAFVTFTGSVADVETAAMVAATSAGEKGLLAQKVVIPQPRPELLAEIV from the coding sequence ATGAAGAACGCCGTCGGCGGCGTCGAGCTGAGCAGCATGGCCAAGGGCTTCCAGTGCACCGACGCCATGCTCAAGGCGGCGGCGGTCGAGGTCGTCCTCGCGCGCACCGTCTGTCCGGGCAAATACGTCGTCCTCGTGGCCGGAGACGTCGGCGACGTCCGGGCGAGCGTCGAGGCGGGCGTCGCGGCCGCTCAGGAAGCCCACGTCGACCATTTTCTCATCCCCAACGTCCATCCCGAGGTCTTCCCCGCGATGACGGGCGCCGTCCCCGTCGGGAAGCTCGAGGCCCTCGGCATCGTCGAGACCTTCTCCGTCGCCTCCTGTGTCGAGGCGGCCGACGCCGCCGTGAAGTCCGCGGGCGTGAAGCTCATCGAGGTGCGCCTGGCGATGGCGCTCGGCGGCAAGGCCTTCGTGACCTTCACCGGCAGCGTCGCCGACGTCGAGACGGCCGCGATGGTCGCCGCGACGAGCGCCGGAGAGAAGGGCCTGCTCGCGCAGAAGGTCGTCATCCCCCAGCCGCGTCCCGAGCTCCTCGCGGAGATCGTCTGA
- a CDS encoding thiamine pyrophosphate-dependent dehydrogenase E1 component subunit alpha, with protein MASRKKRGVFTGPGDPILGMDKALLLRMHRLMTRNRVLEERLIKMSKSGEGFFWIGGPGEEGFNIPLGLLVKKGRGLEHDWLHLHYRSGGVVLAMGAEPIDLLRQMRASASDPYSKGRHFINHFAIPEWNVAPVSPTIETQYSQAVGTALAQQRHGGTGITLVTGGDAGTAEGDFHTCLVWAARPVRPLPVLCLVINNEFGISTASHEQHGEERIADFAHPFNMPSRTINGNDPVESWLAIREAMEYCRRERKPYLLEAVTSRLFGHSSASGANLVDEPDPISDFEERLAAAGLAKKDALKKVRDEEAAAVDEAHRKARLEPSPKPESIWEDVFPGGLPDSYPRKGGS; from the coding sequence ATGGCCTCCCGCAAGAAGCGCGGCGTCTTCACCGGCCCCGGGGACCCCATCCTCGGGATGGACAAGGCGCTCCTCCTCCGGATGCACCGCCTCATGACGCGCAACCGCGTCCTCGAGGAACGGCTCATCAAGATGAGCAAGAGCGGCGAGGGCTTCTTCTGGATCGGCGGCCCCGGCGAGGAGGGCTTCAACATCCCGCTCGGGCTGCTCGTGAAGAAGGGACGCGGTCTCGAGCACGACTGGCTCCACCTGCACTACCGCTCCGGCGGCGTCGTGCTCGCGATGGGCGCCGAACCCATCGACCTTCTGCGCCAGATGCGCGCCTCCGCGTCCGACCCCTACTCGAAGGGACGACACTTCATCAACCATTTCGCCATCCCCGAATGGAACGTGGCCCCCGTCTCCCCGACCATCGAGACCCAGTACTCGCAGGCCGTCGGCACGGCCCTCGCCCAGCAGCGGCACGGAGGGACGGGCATCACCCTCGTCACGGGCGGAGACGCCGGCACGGCGGAAGGGGACTTCCACACCTGCCTCGTCTGGGCGGCCCGACCGGTCCGCCCCCTGCCGGTGCTCTGCCTCGTCATCAACAACGAGTTCGGCATCTCCACGGCCTCCCACGAGCAGCACGGAGAGGAGCGGATCGCGGACTTCGCGCATCCTTTCAACATGCCGAGCCGGACGATCAACGGGAACGACCCGGTGGAGAGCTGGCTGGCCATCCGGGAGGCGATGGAGTACTGCCGCCGGGAGCGCAAGCCCTACCTCCTCGAGGCCGTCACGAGCCGCCTCTTCGGACACTCCTCCGCCTCCGGCGCGAACCTCGTCGACGAACCGGACCCCATCTCCGACTTCGAGGAGCGCCTTGCCGCCGCCGGCCTCGCGAAGAAGGACGCTCTGAAGAAGGTCCGCGACGAGGAGGCCGCGGCCGTCGACGAGGCCCATCGGAAGGCGCGCCTGGAGCCCTCTCCGAAGCCCGAGAGCATCTGGGAGGACGTCTTCCCCGGCGGCCTGCCCGACTCCTACCCGCGCAAGGGAGGGAGCTGA
- a CDS encoding ATP-binding protein, whose protein sequence is MAAAPSSILFVDDDESLLELCDLALRDEGYEIVLAPHGDAALELLAKRAFDLVVTDLSMPGKTDGHGVVLAVKTRYPSTEVIVMTGVPTLRTAIDTLKDGAYDYITKPLHIEGMKATLRRCLDHRRLRHDLNSEQEMRRELETTYRELQKVEELKAGFLSRISHEIRTPLHQLGLALKSAEEAAAASAGAEGERLRSSIDLSKKGAARLDRTLAELLAFVDLQQGMTLAAHEPVDLAALCRDAAEHLRPVWEPLRLEVRIGFPPGTGTVEGDPTMLRTAFMHLLHNAMVFNREGGRVDVCGRTHPGSLEVTVSDTGEGIPESEFKHLFDSFYQIANYLTRKVQGLGLGLAITRRIVEAHGGEIGVSSQAGKGTTFRVLLPLPASAPPHPEAS, encoded by the coding sequence ATGGCCGCCGCCCCATCCAGCATCCTCTTCGTCGACGACGACGAGAGTCTCCTCGAACTCTGCGACCTCGCCCTGCGCGACGAGGGTTATGAGATCGTCCTCGCCCCCCACGGCGACGCCGCGCTCGAGCTCCTCGCGAAGCGGGCCTTCGACCTCGTCGTCACCGACCTCTCGATGCCGGGCAAGACCGACGGCCACGGCGTCGTCCTGGCGGTGAAGACGCGCTATCCCTCCACCGAGGTCATCGTGATGACCGGCGTGCCGACCCTGCGCACGGCCATCGACACCCTCAAGGACGGCGCCTACGACTACATCACCAAACCCCTGCACATCGAGGGGATGAAGGCCACCCTGCGCCGCTGCCTCGACCACCGCCGCCTGCGCCATGACCTCAACAGCGAACAGGAGATGCGCCGCGAGCTCGAGACGACCTACCGCGAACTCCAGAAGGTCGAGGAGCTCAAGGCGGGCTTCCTCTCGCGCATCAGCCACGAGATCCGCACGCCGCTCCACCAGCTGGGACTGGCCCTGAAGTCGGCGGAGGAGGCCGCCGCCGCGTCCGCCGGAGCGGAGGGAGAGCGCCTGCGCAGCTCCATCGACCTCTCGAAGAAGGGCGCCGCGCGGCTGGACCGGACGCTCGCCGAGCTGCTGGCGTTCGTGGACCTCCAGCAGGGGATGACCCTCGCGGCGCACGAGCCGGTGGACCTCGCCGCGCTCTGCCGGGACGCCGCGGAGCATCTGCGTCCGGTGTGGGAGCCCCTGCGCCTCGAGGTGCGCATCGGCTTCCCTCCCGGGACCGGGACCGTCGAAGGCGATCCGACGATGCTCCGCACCGCCTTCATGCACCTCCTCCACAACGCGATGGTCTTCAACCGCGAAGGAGGCCGCGTGGACGTGTGCGGCCGGACGCACCCGGGCTCCCTGGAGGTGACCGTGAGCGACACCGGGGAGGGCATCCCCGAGTCCGAGTTCAAGCACCTCTTCGACAGCTTCTATCAGATCGCGAACTACCTGACCCGGAAGGTCCAGGGCCTCGGCCTCGGGCTGGCCATCACGCGCCGCATCGTCGAGGCCCACGGAGGAGAGATCGGGGTCTCGAGCCAGGCCGGGAAGGGAACGACCTTTCGCGTCCTCCTCCCGCTCCCCGCGTCCGCCCCGCCGCACCCGGAGGCCTCATGA
- a CDS encoding MFS transporter → MKIAEGEFIVTRILAAFLLLASCWPPAAAAVVVAAGASAQASVLPPSVVLTAGALSVVGPQGVPPGIGVLDVSPGGMLVALPTPKPAPGAAVLPMAFRPGTPAAAESALPVARKAAAVVRVPAAVLPGPVSPDKEPSVFSAASGVYAELSKVHAGVSRGGGGADASSSEQVDALRRLFDGAARLGVVEDPVSAAVPAGTVELLRLDGSEGPAAPRRPLPPPAARPEALRKAMLGTAFYKFGMESLSIAMPLIILNFFGGATLMVTAAAVWTLSMTATTMGSGGLIDRAPVQKVMGGALLAEAAAVSGIIALLTLGTPHLGVLLPLYALAGAAQGVAVTALDTFPVLLMGPDQDGLERFNANVYLSYQGAGILAPALVGLLIGLFGVVAGLAVTPPAFLLSAWAFSRLKIDPAAEEELPESPSFRTLVREGLAELKEGARIMMDDRERRWLGVMLVGPMLLHRIVKLMMAPIFAKSVLHASAYSAWISGLSNLGELAGATLLLSPKLSAAIAKNANSLVWIRTMALTALGIWAFAAGTLWSVLPAIFLMGLSYATNKISVTSHLQSRLPDASAGKAIAFLDAVGLGVLMVAGALFGVLFDLLPPVRGLVVAAAVLSVLSVVFYAAYLRLRLHRAGGRLKGPQG, encoded by the coding sequence ATGAAGATCGCGGAGGGTGAGTTCATCGTGACGAGGATTCTCGCGGCGTTCCTGCTGCTCGCCTCCTGCTGGCCTCCGGCGGCTGCAGCCGTCGTCGTCGCCGCAGGGGCGTCCGCGCAGGCGTCCGTGCTGCCTCCCTCCGTCGTCCTGACCGCGGGCGCCCTTTCCGTCGTCGGCCCGCAGGGTGTCCCGCCCGGCATCGGCGTCCTGGACGTTTCTCCGGGGGGGATGCTCGTCGCGCTCCCGACGCCGAAGCCGGCTCCCGGCGCGGCTGTTCTCCCGATGGCCTTCCGACCCGGGACGCCGGCCGCGGCGGAGAGTGCCCTCCCGGTCGCCCGCAAGGCGGCGGCGGTCGTCCGCGTTCCCGCGGCCGTTCTTCCTGGGCCGGTCTCCCCGGACAAGGAGCCCTCCGTCTTCTCCGCGGCGAGCGGCGTGTATGCGGAGTTGTCCAAGGTCCACGCGGGCGTTTCCCGAGGCGGGGGGGGAGCCGACGCGTCCTCCTCCGAGCAGGTCGATGCGCTGCGCCGGCTTTTCGACGGCGCCGCCCGGCTGGGGGTCGTCGAGGACCCGGTCTCCGCGGCCGTTCCGGCGGGAACCGTCGAGCTCCTGCGACTGGACGGGTCGGAGGGGCCGGCGGCGCCCCGCCGGCCGCTCCCGCCGCCGGCGGCCCGGCCCGAAGCGCTGCGCAAAGCCATGCTCGGCACGGCGTTCTACAAGTTCGGGATGGAGTCGCTGAGCATCGCCATGCCGCTCATCATCCTGAACTTCTTCGGCGGCGCGACGCTGATGGTGACGGCGGCCGCGGTCTGGACGCTCAGCATGACCGCGACGACCATGGGCTCCGGCGGCCTCATCGATCGCGCGCCCGTGCAGAAAGTCATGGGCGGGGCCCTGCTCGCCGAGGCGGCCGCGGTCTCGGGCATCATCGCGCTGCTGACCCTCGGCACCCCGCACTTGGGGGTCCTCCTTCCTCTGTACGCCCTCGCCGGCGCGGCGCAGGGGGTCGCGGTCACGGCCTTGGACACCTTCCCGGTCCTCCTGATGGGTCCGGACCAGGACGGACTGGAACGCTTCAACGCCAACGTCTACCTGAGCTATCAGGGCGCGGGGATCCTCGCGCCGGCCCTGGTCGGTCTGCTCATCGGGCTGTTCGGGGTCGTCGCCGGCCTCGCGGTCACCCCGCCGGCATTCCTCCTGTCGGCATGGGCGTTCTCGCGGCTGAAGATCGATCCCGCCGCCGAGGAGGAGCTGCCGGAGAGCCCGTCCTTCCGGACCCTGGTCCGGGAGGGCCTCGCCGAGCTCAAGGAAGGCGCCCGCATCATGATGGACGACCGGGAGCGGCGCTGGCTGGGCGTCATGCTCGTCGGACCCATGCTGCTCCACCGCATCGTCAAGCTGATGATGGCCCCGATCTTCGCGAAGAGCGTGCTGCATGCGTCGGCGTATTCGGCCTGGATCTCAGGGCTCTCGAACCTGGGGGAGCTCGCGGGCGCGACGCTGCTTCTGAGTCCGAAGCTGTCGGCGGCGATCGCCAAGAACGCGAATTCGCTCGTCTGGATCCGCACCATGGCCCTGACCGCCCTGGGAATCTGGGCCTTCGCCGCCGGGACGCTCTGGTCGGTCCTGCCGGCGATCTTCCTCATGGGGCTGAGCTACGCGACCAACAAGATCAGCGTGACGTCCCACCTTCAGTCGCGCCTGCCCGACGCCTCCGCGGGCAAAGCCATCGCCTTCCTCGACGCGGTGGGACTCGGGGTCCTCATGGTCGCGGGCGCTCTCTTCGGCGTCCTCTTCGACCTCCTTCCGCCCGTCCGGGGACTCGTCGTCGCCGCCGCCGTCCTATCCGTGCTGTCCGTCGTGTTCTACGCGGCCTATCTCCGCCTGCGTCTTCATCGGGCGGGCGGACGCCTCAAGGGCCCTCAGGGCTGA